One Pseudoalteromonas sp. UG3-2 DNA window includes the following coding sequences:
- a CDS encoding pilus assembly FimT family protein: MKRAAGFNLLELMITVAILAIVMTIAFSFDGNLLERNRAESFLKELQRNVAFARIKATAADEIVILCPAPASDIVARNSFNCQNDWSSNRISVFVDRNNNGSFNDGEDTLHRTMEMVDNNDQLSFSGTELLRFDSSGLLSGSNAGEFVYCPGDGNNNQQLSISQAGTALYRGDTDTNCG, translated from the coding sequence ATGAAACGAGCAGCGGGTTTTAACCTTTTAGAATTGATGATTACTGTCGCCATCTTAGCCATCGTGATGACCATTGCCTTTAGCTTTGATGGCAATTTATTAGAGCGTAACCGGGCCGAATCTTTCTTAAAAGAGCTGCAACGCAACGTGGCTTTTGCTCGTATTAAAGCCACTGCAGCCGATGAGATTGTGATACTTTGCCCAGCCCCCGCCAGTGACATTGTCGCCCGAAACAGTTTTAACTGCCAAAATGACTGGTCAAGTAACCGTATTAGTGTCTTTGTCGACAGAAACAACAACGGCAGCTTTAATGACGGCGAAGACACCCTGCATCGCACCATGGAAATGGTCGATAATAATGATCAACTAAGCTTCAGTGGAACTGAACTACTCCGATTTGACTCCAGCGGTCTTCTCAGTGGCTCTAATGCAGGAGAGTTTGTCTATTGCCCAGGAGATGGCAACAATAATCAGCAGTTGAGTATTTCTCAAGCAGGCACGGCCCTGTACCGTGGAGACACCGATACCAACTGTGGTTAA
- a CDS encoding GspH/FimT family pseudopilin gives MHRVHGFTLIEALICVAILAIVSYLSLPSFTHLLSQNKPKQQLQVLQRMLNFARIKAVASQAPITVCPLVKNRCSRKEWHQAITVYIDHPPKGRVDRADTKLHVFKAALDDDELNYPRHGITFSRFGRLAGLLNGTFVYCTKQKTGLGLSVSITGRSKIKASKKCRD, from the coding sequence ATGCATCGAGTTCATGGTTTTACGCTTATTGAGGCACTCATTTGTGTCGCCATCTTAGCCATTGTCAGTTATTTGTCGCTACCGAGCTTCACACACCTGCTCAGCCAAAACAAACCCAAGCAGCAACTTCAGGTACTGCAACGCATGCTCAATTTCGCTCGCATTAAGGCCGTTGCCAGTCAAGCCCCTATCACCGTTTGTCCACTGGTTAAAAACCGCTGTAGTAGGAAAGAATGGCACCAGGCGATAACGGTCTATATTGACCACCCGCCAAAAGGCAGAGTGGATAGAGCCGATACGAAGCTGCACGTATTCAAAGCAGCGCTTGATGATGACGAGCTAAACTACCCGCGTCATGGTATTACTTTCTCACGATTTGGTCGCTTAGCAGGACTGCTCAATGGCACTTTTGTGTATTGTACAAAACAAAAAACCGGTCTGGGATTATCGGTGAGTATTACTGGCAGAAGTAAGATTAAAGCGAGCAAAAAGTGCCGCGATTAG
- a CDS encoding type IV pilin protein: MKNKISQGFTLIEVMIVVVIIGILAAVSYPNYTEYVKRGARADAMTILLDAANKQEQYFVDNRSYATDLSDIGVPGTSENGYFTISLQGVTTDTFTLVATAASGPVRGDSDCPALTIDELGIRGVSGVTDQAQIDRCWER; the protein is encoded by the coding sequence GTGAAAAACAAGATTAGCCAAGGATTCACATTAATCGAGGTGATGATAGTGGTGGTCATTATTGGCATTCTGGCTGCGGTTTCCTATCCAAACTACACCGAGTATGTAAAGCGTGGTGCCCGCGCTGATGCCATGACCATTTTGCTTGATGCTGCCAATAAGCAAGAGCAGTATTTCGTTGATAACCGTAGCTACGCTACTGACCTCAGTGACATTGGCGTGCCTGGCACATCGGAAAATGGCTACTTTACTATCTCGTTACAAGGGGTAACAACGGATACTTTTACCCTGGTAGCCACCGCTGCCAGCGGCCCAGTACGAGGCGACAGCGACTGTCCAGCGCTGACCATTGATGAGCTTGGAATAAGAGGGGTCAGTGGTGTCACGGATCAAGCACAAATTGATCGCTGCTGGGAGCGTTAA